The following proteins are co-located in the Bordetella bronchialis genome:
- a CDS encoding M61 family metallopeptidase: protein MDPHPIIYRLQPHDPAGHRFRIVLTIEAPAPEGQSLALPAWIPGSYLIRDFSRQIETLKAYAGGRPVPVEKTDNHTWKAAPAAGPLTVEYTVYAWDLSVRGAHLDETHAFFNGTSVFLRVEGQSHLPCLVDLQPPPAIEGWKVYTSLPEARGVKGAARRHGFGLYRAPDYDALIDHPVEMGTPQVARFFAHGAEHELVFTGAIPRLDLPRIARDVQRICETQIAFFEPQSRRAPFLDSSDRYVFMTMVTGDGYGGLEHRASTALMAARKDLPVKGQTGQGEGYRTFLGLVSHEYFHTWNVKRIKPAAFAPYDLARPGLTRLLWVFEGFTSYYDDLFLLRAGTITRADYLRLLGKTITSVARTPGRAKQSVAESSFDAWTRYYKQDENSPNAIVSYYTKGALVALGLDLTVRRKSEGRHSLDDVMRLMWRRYGRDFYRGAPHGIPEDALPALVREATGVDARAYIARYAEGRADPPLAELLAEQGITLQWKPASNLPSLDVRTRKQGDGVALASVLEGGAAHKGGLSAGDVLVAVDGLRVDAPAGLEVLLSQYRPGETVTVHVFRRDELRAFRVRLAAQAPLDCVLTAA from the coding sequence ATGGACCCGCATCCCATAATTTACCGCCTGCAACCCCATGACCCGGCGGGTCATCGCTTCCGTATCGTACTTACGATCGAGGCGCCCGCCCCGGAAGGCCAGTCGCTGGCCCTGCCGGCCTGGATACCCGGCAGTTACCTGATCCGCGATTTTTCGCGGCAAATCGAGACGCTGAAGGCGTATGCCGGGGGCCGTCCCGTCCCCGTGGAAAAGACCGACAACCATACCTGGAAAGCGGCGCCGGCGGCCGGCCCGCTGACCGTCGAATACACGGTGTATGCGTGGGATCTGTCGGTTCGCGGCGCCCACCTGGACGAAACGCACGCCTTCTTCAACGGCACCAGCGTGTTCCTGCGCGTAGAGGGGCAATCCCACCTGCCCTGCCTGGTTGACCTGCAGCCGCCGCCCGCCATCGAGGGATGGAAGGTCTACACCAGCCTGCCCGAGGCGCGCGGCGTCAAGGGCGCCGCGCGGCGCCATGGGTTCGGCCTGTACCGCGCCCCGGACTACGACGCGCTGATCGACCATCCGGTGGAGATGGGCACGCCGCAGGTGGCGCGGTTCTTCGCCCACGGCGCGGAGCATGAGCTGGTTTTCACCGGCGCGATCCCGCGGCTGGACCTGCCTCGCATCGCGCGCGACGTGCAGCGCATTTGCGAAACCCAGATCGCCTTCTTCGAGCCGCAGTCGCGCCGCGCGCCCTTCCTGGACAGCAGCGACCGCTATGTCTTCATGACCATGGTGACCGGCGACGGCTATGGCGGACTGGAACACCGGGCGTCCACGGCGCTGATGGCCGCGCGCAAGGACCTGCCGGTCAAGGGCCAGACCGGCCAGGGGGAAGGCTATCGAACCTTCCTGGGACTGGTCAGCCACGAATACTTCCATACCTGGAACGTCAAGCGCATCAAGCCGGCCGCGTTCGCGCCCTACGACCTGGCCCGGCCGGGACTGACCCGCCTGCTATGGGTCTTCGAGGGCTTCACCTCTTATTACGACGATCTCTTCCTGCTGCGCGCCGGCACGATCACACGCGCGGATTACCTGCGCCTGCTCGGCAAGACCATCACCTCCGTGGCACGAACCCCCGGCCGCGCCAAGCAATCGGTGGCCGAGAGCTCCTTCGATGCCTGGACCCGCTACTACAAGCAGGACGAAAACTCGCCCAACGCCATCGTCAGCTATTACACCAAGGGCGCGCTGGTCGCCCTGGGCCTGGACCTGACCGTGCGCCGCAAGAGCGAAGGCCGCCATTCGCTGGATGACGTCATGCGGCTGATGTGGCGGCGCTATGGCCGCGATTTCTATCGCGGCGCGCCGCACGGCATCCCGGAGGACGCGCTCCCCGCGCTGGTGCGCGAGGCCACCGGGGTGGACGCGCGGGCGTACATCGCGCGCTATGCCGAGGGCCGGGCCGACCCGCCGCTGGCCGAGCTGCTGGCCGAACAGGGGATTACACTGCAATGGAAGCCGGCATCCAACCTGCCCTCGCTCGACGTACGCACCCGCAAGCAGGGCGACGGCGTGGCGCTGGCCAGCGTGCTGGAAGGCGGTGCGGCGCACAAGGGCGGCCTGTCGGCCGGCGACGTGCTGGTGGCCGTCGACGGCCTGCGGGTCGATGCCCCCGCCGGACTCGAAGTGCTGCTATCGCAGTACCGGCCGGGCGAGACCGTCACGGTGCATGTATTCCGGCGCGACGAACTGCGCGCATTCCGCGTGCGGCTGGCCGCCCAGGCGCCCCTGGATTGTGTTTTGACCGCGGCCTGA